In Planctomycetota bacterium, the sequence ATCAAGGACGACCGGCTCCGCCGCGTCTTCAGCTTCCAGCCGCTGCTGGTGGGCGGGAACCCGTTCAACACGACGTGCATCTACAGCCTGATCTTCTACCTCGAACGCGAGTGGGGCGTCCAGTTCGCCATGGGCGGCACGGGGGCGATCGTGCGGGGGCTGCAGAAGCTGATGGAGGAGGAGGGGATCGAGGTGCGGCTGGGTCGCGAGGTGCAGAAGATCGATGTGCACAGAGGCGTCAAGTACTTCGACATCCCGAAGCGAGCCGCAAGCGTGATGCTCGATGAGGAGGGATACTGGCTCGGCGACGGTGTCGATGCAACGAATCCGGTCATCGTCAACGCCGACCCGCCGCACGTCTACCGCAACCTGATCGCCCCGGAGCACCGCCCGAAGTATCCCGACATCAAAATCGACAAGCTCAAGTACTCGATGGGCCTGTTCGTCCTCTACTTCGGCACGACCAAGCAGTACCCCGACGTCGCCCACCACACGATCGTCCTTGGCGAGGCGTACAAGAGCCTCCTCAAAAAGCTCTTCGACGCCAAGGAGGTCGAACGCGAAGACCTCAGCGTCTACCTCCACCGCCCCACCGCCACCGACCCGTCGATGGCACCCGAGGGCATGGACTCGTTCTACGTCCTCGTCCCCGTCCCGAACCTGCAGCCCGTCCGCGGGCGCGGGAAAACCATGCGAGCCCCGAGCGTAAGCGAGCGGTCTGAAGCGAACGACCAGACCCCTTCCTCACGGTCGGGGCTCGCGGAGGTTCCTGTGCATGAAGATGGTTCCGTCGACTGGGACGCCTTCGGTGACGCCTTCCGCGACGACGTCGTTCGCTATCTCGACAAGACCGTCCTGCCGGGCCTGGCCGAGTGCATCACCGGCGACTTCTACGTCACGCCCAACCACTTCCGCGACAACCTCAACACCCACCACGGCACCGGCTTTTCGATC encodes:
- the crtI gene encoding phytoene desaturase family protein, coding for MPKCVVVGGGFGGMASALRMRAKGYDVTLIDKQDKLGGRGYAYEKQTEHGVFKHDAGPTVITAKFLFDELFELFGKKREDYVEFRDIYPWYRIVFAGDVTSGRAPSVSEGTDLPHFDYGGTMEQFETQIRKFGGDRDVEGFRKYLAHSKKIFDKGFTDLGDQPFDKFTTMLKCAPDLVRLGCYKTVWQMGAKYIKDDRLRRVFSFQPLLVGGNPFNTTCIYSLIFYLEREWGVQFAMGGTGAIVRGLQKLMEEEGIEVRLGREVQKIDVHRGVKYFDIPKRAASVMLDEEGYWLGDGVDATNPVIVNADPPHVYRNLIAPEHRPKYPDIKIDKLKYSMGLFVLYFGTTKQYPDVAHHTIVLGEAYKSLLKKLFDAKEVEREDLSVYLHRPTATDPSMAPEGMDSFYVLVPVPNLQPVRGRGKTMRAPSVSERSEANDQTPSSRSGLAEVPVHEDGSVDWDAFGDAFRDDVVRYLDKTVLPGLAECITGDFYVTPNHFRDNLNTHHGTGFSIQPVFTQSAWFRFHNKSDIDGLYFVGAGTHPGAGMPGVLCSAKLVDRLIEPVKSNAS